CTTGCCGATGATGTGGTAGTCGGCCGGCCAGTAGCGAACGAACTTGTCCGAGTCGACGTCGGGGTAGCCAACCCCTGTGATGTAGTTGGTCAGCGCGTCGAGCCAGACGTACATCACGTGATCGTCATCGCCGGGCACCCGGATTCCCCAGGTTAACCGGCGCCGCGAGACCGATAGGTCGCGTAGACCGGACTTCACGAAACTGATGACTTCGTTGCGCCGGCTCGCCGGCTGAATGAAGTCGGGATGGGTTTCGAAATGTTGCAACAGCCGGTCAGCCCAGTGCGACAGGCGAAAGAAGTAGCTGTCCTCCTCGACCCACTCGACCTCGGCGCCGGAGGGCGCGAAGAACGCCCCGCCCTCACCCTTGGTGAGCTCGTCTTCGGTGAAGTAAGCCTCGTCGCGGACCGAGTACCAACCGCTGTAGTTGCCGCGAAAGATCTCGCCGGCATCGACCAGCTTTTGCCAGATCGCCTGGGACGCCCGGTGATGGCGCGCTTCGCTGGTACGTACGAAATCGTCGTTGGAGATGTTGAGGTAGCCGGCCATCGCTTGGAATTTCGCGGTGTTGCCGTCCACGAAGACTTGCGGATCGATACCCGCTTTCGCGGCAGTCCGGGCGTTCTTTTCGCCGTATTCGTCGGTGCCGGTCAGGAACATCACGTCAAAGCCGTCCAGGCGCTTGAAGCGTGCCAGTGCGTCGCTCGCAATCGCCTCATAGGCATGACCCAAATGGGGCGCACCGTTGACGTACGAGATCGCCGTCGTGAGATAGAAAGTTTTGTTTTTGGCAGCCATCACAGTCACTCCAGCGGCGGTGGGGCCATGGGCCGGGCCGCCGTGGATCACCCCTCGCTTTGGCGGCGGACGATGGCCAATGGACCTGTCGGAGTCAACCTACCGGCCCGTGACAACGGCATTCGAGAGCGTCGTGAAAACGTTAATGACCACCTGCTTGCGATCGAGATTGACGGCATCGGCGCGCTCGGTCAGCTCGCGGATGGAATCCCAGGCTTCGAGCCACCCGCGCGGCCGCCCCGCTTGCCACAGACGGTCGATGACGGCGCGTTCGTCACCGAGGATTTGTACCGGACGCCGCTCCTCGGCACCGGCGCGAACCATGCGCGAGAGCCAATCGAGGAGCAGGTCGATGAAGGTGCGGTAGGTTGCCTCCTGACCGCGACGCGCGACCCGGTCGCCCAGCGCATGGATGCCGGCAACGTCCAGTTCCGGGAGGGGCGTGAGAAGCGATACAAGCTCACGGTAGAGATCGAGCCCCCCTTGTGCCGCTAAGGCCAACGCCCGGCCGGCGCTCCCGTCGGCAAGGACCGTTAGCGCCAGACGCTCTTCGTCGGTGTAGTCCGTGAGCCGAGTGGCGAGGATGGCCGAGACCACCTCGGCAGACAGTGGCCGCAACGCGAGATTTTGACAGCGCGACCGGATCGTCGGCAATAACCGGCCCGGTGCATGCGCAACAAGGATGAGTAAGCCGCGTTTCGGCGGCTCCTCAAGTTGTTTAAGCAAGGCGTTGGCGCCGTTGAGGTTGACTTCATCGGCGGCGTCGACGACGGCCACGCGCCATCCCCCCTCGCCCGAGGTCGCGCCGAAAAACGGCCGCAAGCGGCGGACCTCGTCGACGACGATCTCGCTGCGGAGGCGTTTGGCTTTTTCGTCGTAGGTTCGCTCCAAGGTCAAGAAGTCCGCGTGGGACCCCTGTGCAACACGGCGAAAGACCGGTGCGTCGGGCGCGATGTAGAGCGAAGCGAACCGGGGATCTTCCCCTAACGGCGACGATTCTTTCGGATCGTTGCGGCCTTGCGCCAACACAAAACGGGCGAGACGATAGGCAAGGGTCGCTTTGCCGATCCCCCGCGGTCCGGTTAGTAGCAGGGCATGGGGCAATCGACCGCTCCGCCACCACCGTACAAGGTGCGCTTCGGCCGCTTCATGCCCCAGCAAATCCGGGTTCAGGCGTGGATGTAGGTCAAGGTCGGAATCCGGTTCGGACATGACTAAATACTAAGACGCGCGCGCACGGCTTCCCAAATCCGGGCCGCAACCGCATCGACGTCGCCGGTCGCGGCAACGACGACGCAGCGTTCCGGTTCGGCTTCTGCAATTTCAAGAAACGCGTTCCGAATGCGCGCGTGGAAGGCGGCGCCCATTCGCTCGTAGCGGTCCTCGGTATCCCGGCGACCATGCGCCCTGGCAAGCCCGTCCGCCGCGTCGATGTCCAGGACAACGGTGAGGTCGGGCCACACGCCGTCGGCGGCGAGCCGGTTGATCCGCGTGACCGTGGCGCGATCGACCCCTTGGGCGTGGCCCTGATAGGCCAGCGTCGAATCGGCAAACCGATCGCAAACAACCCAGGTGCCGACGTTGAGCGCCGGCGCGACGGTCTTGCGCACATGTTCGTGGCGCGCCGCATTGTGCAACAGCACTTCGCTCAACGGTTCCCAGCGATCGACGGCGCCTTCGACCAGCAAACGTCGTATTTCCAGAGCCCCCGGTGCGCCGCCGGGTTCGCGCGTGATCAGCACCTCGCGGCCACTTGCGCGCAATCGCTCACCAAGACGCGCGACCTGGGTCGACTTGCCCGCCCCCTCGCCGCCTTCGAAGGTAATGAAACGACCCTGTGCCACGAACCCCCTCAGGGTGCCTGGGTGCCCCAGACGATGTGGTTCACCGCCGCGCCGAGGCGCCCGACGAAACCAAGCCGATCGACGTCCACCGCGGCGACGAGGTCGCGCACGACGGGTTCCATATTGGGGCCATCGATCCGGAGTTGGGCGAGGCGCGCACCCTTGGCGATCGGCGCCGGGAGCGGACTTTCGTACACCACCGTCACCTTCATGTCCCGGCGCGCTTTGCGTGACATTGTCAGCAGCAAGTCTTTTTCGAGTACCAGCGGTACCGTGGATTCGCCTCCGAGCCACACTTGCGCTTCCTCGACGACATCGTTTGCGGCGAAGAGCGGGTAGTTATTGAATTCGCGAAAACCGATATCCAGCAACCGTTCGCTCTCCTGCGAACGTTGGTTCACCGATTCCAGGCCATTAATTACAAGAATAAGCCGCCGCCCGTTTCGGGTCGCCGATGCCACGAGACCATATCCGGATTCTTCGGTGTGCCCCGTCTTCAGACCGTCGGCACCAATGTCCTTGTAGAGCAACGGATTGCGGTTGCCTTGGCGAATACCGTTGTAGGTGAATTCCGTTTCCTTAAAGATTTCGTAGTACTCGGGAAATTCGTCGATGATGCGCTTGGCCAGGATCGCAAGGTCGTGCGCGGTAGTCAGGTGCTCGGGGTCCGGCCAGCCCGTCGAATTGCGAAAGGTGGTAAGGGTCATCCCGATTTCGCGCCCGCGACGGGTCATTTCCTCGGCGAATGCTTCTTCGCTGCCCGCAAGACCTTCTGCGAGTACCACGCTCGCATCGTTACCTGACTGAATAATCACGCCCTTCAAAAGGTCTGCGACGCTGACCCTGGAATTGTGTTCCACGAACATCCGCGAACCGCCCATGCGCCAAGCCGCTTCGCTCACGCGCATTGTATCTTCAAGCGAGATCGAGCCTTCGCGCAGCCGCTCAAACACCATAAGAAGCGTCATCAGTTTGCTCATCGACGCGGGCGCCATCGGCTCGTCCGCATTCTTTTCGAAGAGCACGACGCCTGTCGTATCATCTAGCAAAATCGCATGGGATGCAGGGCTTTCGATCGTTTGCGCCTTTAGCGTCTGCAACGGCAGTCCGGCAATCGCAAAAAACGCAATAAGAAGAAGTAGCCTAGTTCGCATCGCTTCCGCCCATGATCTCTGTTGCGCCGAGGTCTCTAGCATATACCGGAATGAGTCGATTCGAAGGCGTTGGCCGACCGGAGCCTAGCGGGTCCCAACGACGACCCTCGATTCCGGGTAACCGGATTGGATGAGATCTTCCAAAACTTGATCCGCTTGCTCGACCGAAGCCATAGGGCCGATACGAACGCGAAAGAACTCGATTTCGTTGACAATCGCCGATTGGATGGTCGCATCGCCGAAGGACACCAGTCGCGCGGCTAGTTGGTTGGCGTTGTCATAGAGCGTAAACGCGCCAGCTTGGACGAAGATGTCGGTGGGACCCACCGCTTCGAGTGCGATCTGGGGCGGCGGCGCGAACCGTTCGACCGGCGCGGGCGCCGACGCTACACCCGGCGGTGGCGGCAGCGTACTCGACTCGACAGATGCCACAGGCACGGCGGTCACCGCTTCGCGTTCCACCTGCGTCGTCACCGGTCGGTCGGCAACAAAACCCGATGACTGGTCGACAATGCGAACCCGGACTCGCGCCGTTCCTTGATTCTCAAATCCTAGAAGTTGGGCTCCGCGGCGCGACACGTCGATAATGCGGCCATGCGCGAATGGACCACGGTCATTCACCCGGAGGACTAACGCGCGGCCGTTTTCCAAATTGGTGACCCGAACGTAGCTTGGCATCGGCAGAGTCCGATGCGCCGCGGTCAACGCGTTTTCGTTATAGGTCTCGCCGTTGGCGGTTTGCTTTTCGTGGAACCCGGGACCGTACCAAGAAGCGATGCCGGTCTCGTCATAGGCGTTGTCTTCCTCGGGTTGATAGCGCACGCCTTTGATAAAGTAGGGATCGCCTACCTTGTAGACACCGCCTGGACCGATCGGCACGCCGTTTGGGGCGATACCCGCAACCGTGTCTTCGGCTGCACCCCTTTTTTGGACTTCCTTGATCGCATGAACCGCGAGCTGCGTCTGGGCACAGGCACTCACGACAAGCAGCGCTAGAACCGCGGCGACCCCACGGGCAGCACGCGCCCACCCCATCATCTTGTGTGTTTCCGCTCCGTTAGCCCCAGAATATGGCTCAAGGTCCCTAGTTAGCGCCAATCCTGTCCGAGAGCAAGCCGACGGCAAGGGCAAAATAATTTGAACGGTTCCAGCGCAGGGTCGCGCGGAAGTTGTCATAGACCATGAACGCCCGGCCTTCCGGACCGTCGGGGATGACGATTTGGGCATCGAGTTGACGGTTCGGCAATGCACTACCGTCAAGGTTTCGTACTCCCATCGCCTGCCATTCAGCTGTGCGCTTGATCGCTTTGGCTTCGGCCAGTCCCGCGTCAAACCCAGACGGCAGGCGAACCTCTCGGCCCCACGTCTGGTCGTCGTTCCATCCGACGCGTTTGAGGTAGTTCGCGGCCGACCCGAAAACGTCAGCTTGGGTCGTCCAAATGTCGCGTCGCCCGTCTTGATCGTAGTCGATGGCGAAATTGACGAAACTGGAGGGCATGAACTGCGGTTGCCCCATGGCGCCCGCCCAGGAACCTGTCATAGCGCTGGGCGCGATGTGCCCCTCGTTGAGGATCTGCAACGCGTTGAAGAGTTCCTTGCGGAAGTAGTCGCTGCGGCGGCCATCGAAGGCCAGCGTCGCGAGGGCGTTGACCACGTTGAACCCGCCGGTCAGACGTCCGAAATCGGTTTCAATCCCCCAGAGCGCGACGATGAAGCGCGGCTGAACGCCCATGCGTTGACCGACCGATTCCAGAAGTTCCCGGTGCTCGGCGTAGACTTGTCGTCCCTTCTGCACCCGCGCCGCGGGCACGACCCGTTCGACATATTGCGCAAAGGTAAGCGTAAACTCGGGTTGGCGCCGGTCTAGTTCGATGACCCGCGGGATCGGATCGATCCCGTTGAGGGATTCGTCGAGGATGGCGGGGCGAATGCCCTTTTCGGTCGCCTCCGCGCGGACCCCATCAAGCCAACTCCGCCAGGCCGGCATATCGAAGGTGACAGGCTCCGACTCCGCAGCCCAGGCCGACGAAGTCGTTAGCACTACCAATATCCCGAGTATTTGTCCCAATCGCCGCACG
Above is a window of Alphaproteobacteria bacterium DNA encoding:
- a CDS encoding lytic murein transglycosylase → MRRLGQILGILVVLTTSSAWAAESEPVTFDMPAWRSWLDGVRAEATEKGIRPAILDESLNGIDPIPRVIELDRRQPEFTLTFAQYVERVVPAARVQKGRQVYAEHRELLESVGQRMGVQPRFIVALWGIETDFGRLTGGFNVVNALATLAFDGRRSDYFRKELFNALQILNEGHIAPSAMTGSWAGAMGQPQFMPSSFVNFAIDYDQDGRRDIWTTQADVFGSAANYLKRVGWNDDQTWGREVRLPSGFDAGLAEAKAIKRTAEWQAMGVRNLDGSALPNRQLDAQIVIPDGPEGRAFMVYDNFRATLRWNRSNYFALAVGLLSDRIGAN
- a CDS encoding D-alanyl-D-alanine carboxypeptidase family protein, which produces MRTRLLLLIAFFAIAGLPLQTLKAQTIESPASHAILLDDTTGVVLFEKNADEPMAPASMSKLMTLLMVFERLREGSISLEDTMRVSEAAWRMGGSRMFVEHNSRVSVADLLKGVIIQSGNDASVVLAEGLAGSEEAFAEEMTRRGREIGMTLTTFRNSTGWPDPEHLTTAHDLAILAKRIIDEFPEYYEIFKETEFTYNGIRQGNRNPLLYKDIGADGLKTGHTEESGYGLVASATRNGRRLILVINGLESVNQRSQESERLLDIGFREFNNYPLFAANDVVEEAQVWLGGESTVPLVLEKDLLLTMSRKARRDMKVTVVYESPLPAPIAKGARLAQLRIDGPNMEPVVRDLVAAVDVDRLGFVGRLGAAVNHIVWGTQAP
- a CDS encoding septal ring lytic transglycosylase RlpA family protein, translating into MMGWARAARGVAAVLALLVVSACAQTQLAVHAIKEVQKRGAAEDTVAGIAPNGVPIGPGGVYKVGDPYFIKGVRYQPEEDNAYDETGIASWYGPGFHEKQTANGETYNENALTAAHRTLPMPSYVRVTNLENGRALVLRVNDRGPFAHGRIIDVSRRGAQLLGFENQGTARVRVRIVDQSSGFVADRPVTTQVEREAVTAVPVASVESSTLPPPPGVASAPAPVERFAPPPQIALEAVGPTDIFVQAGAFTLYDNANQLAARLVSFGDATIQSAIVNEIEFFRVRIGPMASVEQADQVLEDLIQSGYPESRVVVGTR
- the tmk gene encoding dTMP kinase, producing MAQGRFITFEGGEGAGKSTQVARLGERLRASGREVLITREPGGAPGALEIRRLLVEGAVDRWEPLSEVLLHNAARHEHVRKTVAPALNVGTWVVCDRFADSTLAYQGHAQGVDRATVTRINRLAADGVWPDLTVVLDIDAADGLARAHGRRDTEDRYERMGAAFHARIRNAFLEIAEAEPERCVVVAATGDVDAVAARIWEAVRARLSI
- the metG gene encoding methionine--tRNA ligase codes for the protein MAAKNKTFYLTTAISYVNGAPHLGHAYEAIASDALARFKRLDGFDVMFLTGTDEYGEKNARTAAKAGIDPQVFVDGNTAKFQAMAGYLNISNDDFVRTSEARHHRASQAIWQKLVDAGEIFRGNYSGWYSVRDEAYFTEDELTKGEGGAFFAPSGAEVEWVEEDSYFFRLSHWADRLLQHFETHPDFIQPASRRNEVISFVKSGLRDLSVSRRRLTWGIRVPGDDDHVMYVWLDALTNYITGVGYPDVDSDKFVRYWPADYHIIGKDIVRFHTVYWPAFLLAAGLALPKHVFCHGFLNIEGQKMSKSLGNVLAPRDMIDRYGLDPIRYFLLREVPFGQDGSFSHESIVNRINSDLANDLGNLAQRVLSMIAKNCGAQVPQHGALEAADEALLESAGALLPKVRDIIDTDLAFHNALAEIWRVVGDANRYVDTQAPWELKKTDPARMATVLYVLAETVRRLGILVQPFVPQSAAALLDQLAVAADGRDFAAIDGDHRLTPGAALPKPQGVFPRYLDEAPA
- a CDS encoding DNA polymerase III subunit delta' produces the protein MSEPDSDLDLHPRLNPDLLGHEAAEAHLVRWWRSGRLPHALLLTGPRGIGKATLAYRLARFVLAQGRNDPKESSPLGEDPRFASLYIAPDAPVFRRVAQGSHADFLTLERTYDEKAKRLRSEIVVDEVRRLRPFFGATSGEGGWRVAVVDAADEVNLNGANALLKQLEEPPKRGLLILVAHAPGRLLPTIRSRCQNLALRPLSAEVVSAILATRLTDYTDEERLALTVLADGSAGRALALAAQGGLDLYRELVSLLTPLPELDVAGIHALGDRVARRGQEATYRTFIDLLLDWLSRMVRAGAEERRPVQILGDERAVIDRLWQAGRPRGWLEAWDSIRELTERADAVNLDRKQVVINVFTTLSNAVVTGR